In Neisseria animalis, a single window of DNA contains:
- a CDS encoding zinc-dependent alcohol dehydrogenase family protein, with amino-acid sequence MKAMVYHGAGDIRFEEKAKPQIIDPTDAVVKIVKTTICGTDLGIWKGKNPEVADGRILGHEGVGIVEEVGSAVKNIKVGDKVIISCVSKCCTCDNCKQQLYSHCRNGGWILGYMIDGTQAEFVRTPYADNSLIPLPDNINDEVALLLSDALPTAHEIGVQYGDVKPGDTVFIAGAGPVGMSALLTAQLYSPAALIVCDMDENRLKLAKELGATHVINPIEGNVVEKVKAIVGEDGVDCAIEAVGIPATWDMCQETVKAGGNVAVVGVHGQAVDFKLEKLWIKNLKITTGLVNSNTTEMLMKAIATSSIDFNRMITHRFKFSELEEAYDVFKHASENQAMKVVLSAD; translated from the coding sequence ATGAAAGCTATGGTTTATCACGGTGCAGGCGACATCCGTTTTGAAGAAAAAGCCAAACCGCAAATCATCGACCCCACAGATGCCGTGGTTAAAATCGTAAAAACCACCATCTGCGGTACAGACTTGGGCATTTGGAAAGGCAAAAACCCCGAAGTTGCAGACGGCCGTATTTTGGGTCATGAAGGTGTCGGCATCGTTGAAGAAGTCGGTTCTGCCGTGAAAAACATCAAAGTCGGCGACAAAGTCATCATTTCCTGCGTCAGCAAATGCTGTACTTGCGACAACTGTAAACAACAGCTTTACTCACACTGCCGCAACGGCGGTTGGATTCTCGGCTACATGATTGACGGCACACAAGCCGAATTTGTACGCACTCCCTACGCCGACAACAGCCTGATTCCGCTGCCCGACAATATCAACGATGAAGTCGCACTGCTGCTCTCCGATGCGTTGCCGACGGCACACGAAATCGGCGTACAGTACGGCGATGTCAAACCCGGCGATACCGTATTCATCGCCGGTGCAGGTCCTGTCGGTATGTCTGCACTGCTGACAGCACAACTGTACAGCCCGGCCGCCCTGATTGTCTGTGATATGGACGAAAACCGCCTGAAGCTGGCAAAAGAATTGGGTGCTACCCATGTCATCAACCCGATTGAAGGCAACGTGGTAGAAAAAGTCAAAGCCATCGTCGGCGAAGACGGCGTAGACTGCGCCATCGAAGCAGTCGGTATCCCCGCCACTTGGGATATGTGCCAAGAAACCGTAAAAGCCGGCGGCAATGTCGCCGTGGTCGGCGTACACGGTCAGGCAGTTGATTTCAAACTGGAAAAACTGTGGATTAAAAACCTGAAAATCACTACCGGTCTGGTCAACTCCAACACCACCGAAATGCTGATGAAAGCCATTGCCACCAGCAGCATCGATTTCAACCGCATGATTACCCACCGCTTCAAATTCAGCGAGTTGGAAGAAGCATACGATGTATTCAAACACGCTTCCGAAAACCAAGCCATGAAAGTGGTATTGTCTGCCGACTAA
- a CDS encoding DNA translocase FtsK: MLWTVLVFLLLCAIGGALWLHYRQEQEWRRELSDFADNGELPEDMRVGMPSVNSWWRHLIGLNPLRRSKAGQSSFQARLRLLAAQKQMRAEDTETWDYVDDQTVFSAAETEQEDKVQYGQSARAKGSVRLPAYPEIVPFVEMEVPEYRPRKVSGTDWEEITLQDARQSLSEAVMQEYAERSVHAPAATEKQAEPSGMETLIKTSRSPIKGLEIIDLDDPVLRRTRNRVLADVDSLHLKTMKRAETANLQTASDYRSAVAAGISSNRIEISMDSIQNDLARQSAARGRLAAAVAPVRHYQPPTIQSDEILANLGQQLPRRQARSMRHIEAARQDVSGSERSVQGVSAVKTNKPQGSQPQQRAYVSPFAARSVSAVPDVSAQTVSPETVSQPSVAPQEALAQNTALVEKAAQSVSYHPTESEVTVSAHISNYPERSIHDFLTQESGSSAAVATPVGAAVWHEEEVSDVAPVSDVKPQQPAILPSAKTEESQAEFTPVSNRLSAPEPVRLQAAHTEVLAEQTPSPVVAPVANINENQSGTTILPSLDLLLPPQFDPSAKQTEEALLENSITIEEKLAEFKVKVKVMDAYSGPVITRYEIEPDVGVRGNSVLNLEKDLARSLGVASIRVVETIPGKTCMGLELPNPRRQTIRLSEIFNSQTFKESRSKLTLALGQDITGEPVVTDLAKAPHLLVAGTTGSGKSVGVNAMILSMLFKATPEEVRMIMIDPKMLELSIYEGIPHLLAPVVTDMKLAANALNWCVNEMEKRYRLMSHAGVRNLAGFNQKIAEAAARGEKIVNPFTLTPDNPEYLEKLPFIVVVVDEFADLMMTAGKKIEELIARLAQKARAAGIHLILATQRPSVDVITGLIKANIPTRIAFQVSGKVDSRTILDQMGAENLLGQGDMLFLPPGTGYPQRVHGAFASDEEVHHVVEYLKQFGEPDYIDEILSGGMEELPGIGRSNDSDVDPMYDEAVAFVIKSRKASISGVQRALRIGYNRAARLIDQMESDGIVSAPESNGNRTILARSSEHLDD, from the coding sequence ATGCTGTGGACTGTTTTGGTGTTTTTATTGCTGTGTGCGATTGGCGGGGCGTTATGGCTGCATTACCGTCAAGAGCAGGAGTGGCGTCGGGAGCTGTCGGATTTTGCTGATAATGGGGAGCTGCCGGAGGATATGCGTGTCGGTATGCCGTCTGTAAATTCGTGGTGGCGGCATTTAATCGGATTAAATCCGTTACGCCGCAGCAAAGCAGGGCAGAGCAGCTTTCAGGCACGTTTGCGCTTGCTGGCGGCGCAAAAGCAAATGCGGGCGGAAGATACGGAAACATGGGATTATGTTGACGATCAAACAGTGTTTTCCGCAGCGGAAACGGAGCAGGAAGATAAGGTACAATACGGACAATCTGCCCGGGCAAAGGGTAGCGTGCGCTTGCCTGCTTATCCTGAAATTGTGCCGTTTGTGGAAATGGAAGTGCCGGAATACCGTCCGCGTAAGGTCAGCGGTACGGATTGGGAGGAAATTACCCTGCAAGATGCGCGCCAATCTTTAAGTGAGGCGGTGATGCAGGAATATGCCGAACGGAGTGTCCATGCTCCGGCAGCAACGGAGAAACAGGCCGAACCTTCCGGCATGGAAACATTGATTAAAACGTCGCGCAGTCCGATTAAAGGTTTGGAAATTATTGACTTAGACGATCCTGTGCTGCGCCGTACCCGTAACCGTGTATTGGCAGATGTTGATTCCCTGCATTTGAAAACAATGAAGCGGGCGGAAACAGCGAATTTGCAGACGGCCTCGGATTACCGTTCTGCTGTTGCGGCAGGTATTTCAAGCAATAGAATTGAAATCAGTATGGACAGTATCCAAAACGATTTGGCGCGCCAGTCTGCTGCGCGCGGTCGTTTGGCGGCTGCGGTTGCACCTGTGCGTCATTATCAGCCGCCAACCATACAAAGTGATGAAATTCTTGCAAATTTAGGACAGCAACTGCCGCGCCGTCAGGCACGATCCATGCGCCATATTGAAGCGGCGCGCCAAGATGTGTCTGGTTCAGAGCGTTCGGTTCAGGGGGTAAGTGCGGTTAAAACCAACAAGCCGCAAGGTTCGCAGCCTCAGCAGCGTGCTTATGTTTCTCCTTTTGCCGCTCGTTCCGTTAGCGCGGTTCCTGATGTTTCCGCTCAGACGGTATCTCCGGAAACGGTTTCACAACCTTCTGTTGCCCCGCAAGAGGCGCTTGCACAAAACACCGCTTTGGTCGAAAAAGCGGCACAGAGTGTATCCTATCACCCGACGGAATCCGAAGTAACGGTAAGCGCACACATCAGCAATTATCCTGAACGTTCGATTCACGATTTCCTCACCCAAGAATCTGGCTCTTCGGCAGCGGTGGCAACCCCTGTTGGAGCTGCGGTATGGCACGAAGAGGAAGTTTCGGACGTTGCGCCTGTTTCGGATGTTAAACCGCAACAGCCCGCAATATTGCCGTCTGCAAAAACAGAAGAGTCTCAGGCTGAATTTACGCCGGTGTCCAATCGGTTGAGCGCGCCCGAGCCGGTCCGTCTTCAGGCCGCGCACACCGAAGTGCTTGCGGAGCAAACCCCGTCTCCGGTTGTTGCACCTGTTGCAAACATCAATGAAAATCAAAGTGGTACAACAATTTTGCCTTCTCTTGATTTGTTGCTGCCGCCGCAATTCGATCCGAGTGCGAAGCAGACAGAAGAAGCTCTGCTGGAAAACAGTATTACCATTGAAGAGAAACTGGCGGAGTTTAAAGTTAAAGTCAAAGTGATGGACGCTTATTCCGGCCCGGTCATCACCCGCTACGAAATCGAGCCCGATGTAGGCGTGCGCGGCAATTCAGTGCTGAATTTGGAAAAAGACTTGGCGCGCTCTTTAGGCGTGGCTTCTATCCGCGTGGTCGAAACCATTCCGGGCAAAACCTGCATGGGCTTGGAGCTGCCCAACCCGCGCCGCCAAACCATACGATTGAGTGAAATCTTTAATTCGCAAACCTTTAAAGAATCCCGTTCCAAACTGACTTTGGCCTTGGGGCAAGACATTACCGGAGAGCCCGTAGTTACCGACTTGGCGAAAGCACCGCATTTGTTGGTAGCGGGTACAACCGGCTCGGGTAAATCGGTAGGCGTGAATGCCATGATTTTATCCATGCTGTTCAAAGCCACGCCGGAAGAAGTGCGGATGATTATGATTGACCCGAAAATGCTGGAATTGAGCATTTACGAGGGCATTCCCCACCTGCTCGCCCCAGTGGTAACAGACATGAAATTGGCTGCCAATGCGCTGAATTGGTGTGTCAACGAAATGGAAAAACGCTATCGTCTGATGAGTCATGCAGGCGTGCGCAATCTGGCCGGATTCAACCAAAAAATCGCAGAAGCAGCAGCCCGAGGCGAAAAAATCGTTAATCCGTTTACACTTACGCCGGATAATCCCGAATATTTGGAAAAATTGCCGTTTATCGTGGTGGTTGTGGACGAGTTTGCCGACTTGATGATGACGGCAGGTAAGAAAATCGAAGAACTGATTGCCCGTTTGGCTCAAAAAGCGCGTGCCGCAGGCATTCATTTGATTTTGGCAACGCAACGCCCGAGCGTGGACGTTATTACCGGATTGATTAAAGCAAATATTCCGACCCGCATTGCTTTCCAAGTATCGGGTAAAGTGGACAGCCGCACGATTCTCGATCAAATGGGCGCAGAAAATCTGCTGGGACAAGGAGATATGCTGTTTTTACCGCCGGGTACGGGTTATCCGCAGCGCGTACACGGAGCGTTTGCCTCCGATGAAGAAGTGCATCATGTGGTCGAATATCTCAAACAATTCGGCGAGCCTGATTATATTGACGAAATCCTCAGCGGCGGCATGGAAGAACTGCCGGGCATCGGGCGCAGCAACGACAGCGATGTCGATCCGATGTATGACGAAGCCGTAGCATTTGTCATCAAATCGCGTAAGGCAAGTATCTCAGGCGTACAGCGCGCATTGCGTATCGGCTACAACCGCGCAGCCCGACTGATTGACCAAATGGAAAGCGACGGCATCGTTTCAGCCCCTGAAAGTAACGGCAACCGTACCATTCTGGCCAGAAGCAGCGAACATTTAGACGATTAA
- a CDS encoding LysR family transcriptional regulator, giving the protein MEQINLNRMPFNALKFFYHAAHTGSITEAARILHVTHGAVSKQIKLLEQFTGVSLFVKQGRGLRLSAQGVELMGCCRHIFEELDNTLRRIAPQEKRDLVVSCEPILAMKWLIPRIGAFQQAHGFNVVILAAGGMVDFARQSIDAALRRNDFMWPSEIFAEAVAAEKTGVVHIPALTQYKKLHTHTRPLAWRDWQNQTGISFEAEGELFFEHFYLCIQAAIAGMGAAVVSEKMVEDEINKGIFIAPHGFCADGSHYYLLSDKPFAADTRKQLFLEWVRQEMA; this is encoded by the coding sequence TTGGAACAGATAAACCTCAACCGCATGCCGTTTAACGCACTGAAGTTTTTCTACCATGCCGCACATACGGGCAGCATCACCGAAGCAGCAAGAATACTCCACGTTACTCACGGTGCAGTCAGCAAACAGATTAAACTGCTGGAGCAATTCACAGGCGTATCTTTATTTGTCAAACAAGGACGCGGCTTGCGGCTTTCGGCGCAAGGGGTAGAGCTGATGGGGTGTTGCCGCCATATTTTCGAAGAATTGGACAACACGCTGCGCCGCATTGCACCGCAGGAAAAACGTGATTTAGTGGTATCGTGCGAACCGATATTGGCGATGAAATGGCTGATTCCGCGTATCGGCGCATTCCAGCAGGCACACGGCTTTAATGTCGTTATTTTGGCAGCAGGCGGCATGGTGGACTTTGCCCGTCAGTCAATCGACGCGGCCTTACGGCGCAACGACTTTATGTGGCCGTCTGAAATATTTGCAGAAGCTGTTGCAGCAGAAAAAACAGGCGTGGTGCACATTCCCGCCTTAACGCAATACAAAAAACTCCATACCCATACCCGACCCCTGGCATGGCGGGATTGGCAAAATCAAACAGGCATCAGCTTTGAAGCCGAGGGCGAGCTGTTTTTCGAGCACTTTTATCTGTGCATACAGGCCGCCATTGCCGGAATGGGTGCTGCTGTGGTTTCAGAAAAAATGGTGGAAGATGAAATCAACAAAGGTATTTTCATTGCACCGCATGGTTTTTGCGCCGACGGTTCCCACTACTATTTACTGTCGGACAAACCCTTTGCCGCCGACACGCGCAAGCAGCTCTTTTTGGAATGGGTCAGGCAGGAGATGGCTTGA
- a CDS encoding 2OG-Fe dioxygenase family protein — translation MDCLLEIAEQLEQKHFLYLPADKIKQIMGEILLHYPTKETVRTFIQSWEGLGEDTFMADGGKYRQRAHAVFETVSSEQSIQLLPYQPHYQTKDYNTLNGGVARYFQEISGDFLQNEVFEALIKLAYSVFSKCKPKNYFIGVHQFRITAKEKNIGLPTPEGVHRDGVSFVFMVMASRCNVEGGETAIYDLERNKLSAFTLSETFDAAIVDDTQVFHGVSPIFRKDENIEKAYRDVLVITFKEKAAV, via the coding sequence TTGGACTGTTTGCTTGAAATTGCGGAGCAATTGGAGCAAAAGCATTTTTTATATCTTCCGGCAGATAAAATCAAGCAGATTATGGGAGAAATTCTCTTGCATTATCCGACAAAAGAAACGGTTCGTACCTTTATACAAAGTTGGGAGGGCTTGGGTGAAGATACTTTTATGGCTGATGGAGGCAAGTATAGGCAGCGCGCTCATGCTGTTTTTGAAACCGTCTCTTCGGAGCAGTCCATACAACTGCTGCCTTACCAACCTCACTACCAAACGAAAGATTACAATACGTTGAACGGTGGGGTTGCCAGATATTTTCAAGAGATTTCGGGGGACTTTTTACAAAATGAAGTATTTGAGGCACTGATAAAGTTGGCTTATTCGGTATTTTCAAAATGCAAACCGAAAAACTATTTCATCGGGGTACATCAGTTTCGAATTACTGCCAAAGAGAAAAATATCGGGCTGCCTACACCTGAAGGCGTGCATCGCGACGGAGTGTCTTTTGTATTCATGGTTATGGCTTCCCGTTGTAATGTCGAAGGTGGGGAAACCGCTATTTATGATTTGGAACGAAACAAACTTTCTGCGTTTACATTATCGGAAACATTTGATGCGGCAATTGTTGATGATACTCAGGTTTTCCATGGAGTAAGCCCGATTTTCAGAAAAGATGAAAATATAGAAAAAGCGTATCGTGATGTGTTGGTAATAACTTTTAAAGAGAAAGCGGCTGTTTGA
- a CDS encoding LysE family translocator: MNELLAVAAITVLAVISPGGDFAMTTRNSYLYGKRAGILTALGIASAVWIHVAYTLLGVSVLLLRFPFVFHAVKLLGAVYLVYVGWQTFRHLPVSVDLAGYPEQALSNVQAFKNGFVTNALNPKTTLFVLSTFTQIVGSDTSLAVQAGYGAFMSLAHLVWFAAVATVLGNPLIRNSLIRRQVAVNRIIGVVLALLGLMLIFASV, encoded by the coding sequence ATGAACGAACTTTTAGCAGTAGCCGCCATTACCGTATTGGCTGTTATCAGTCCCGGCGGGGATTTTGCGATGACGACACGCAACAGCTACCTTTATGGCAAGCGGGCGGGAATATTGACGGCGCTGGGGATTGCTTCGGCAGTCTGGATACACGTTGCTTATACCTTATTGGGCGTAAGTGTGTTGTTGCTGCGTTTTCCTTTTGTGTTTCATGCGGTTAAGTTATTGGGTGCGGTTTATTTGGTGTATGTGGGCTGGCAGACTTTCCGTCACCTCCCTGTATCTGTGGATTTGGCAGGGTATCCGGAACAGGCTTTAAGCAATGTGCAGGCGTTTAAAAATGGTTTTGTGACCAATGCACTAAATCCGAAAACCACTTTGTTCGTTTTATCCACTTTTACCCAGATTGTCGGTAGTGATACGTCGTTGGCGGTACAGGCAGGCTACGGAGCATTTATGTCGCTGGCGCATTTGGTCTGGTTTGCGGCGGTAGCTACGGTATTGGGCAATCCCCTTATCCGCAACAGCTTGATTCGGAGGCAGGTAGCGGTTAACCGAATCATCGGTGTGGTCTTGGCTTTGCTGGGGCTGATGCTGATATTTGCTTCAGTATAG
- the thrH gene encoding bifunctional phosphoserine phosphatase/homoserine phosphotransferase ThrH: MMKKYAFLDMEGVLYPELWEIYAEKLGLPQLAKTTRQEPDFSKLMEERISLLAQNGIRLAHLSAYSDEVRLLEGAADFVAQLKRKGFEIHVVTDAFAEIIGTALEPLAVEAVHTNYFECNADGLIRKAVYTHTQGKHEVLAKIVKKGDFCIAVGDTFNDFSMLQYADKGFLFRPSAEAGKHVPDGITVTKHYSEILAVV; encoded by the coding sequence ATGATGAAAAAGTATGCGTTTTTGGATATGGAGGGAGTGTTATACCCTGAGTTGTGGGAAATCTATGCGGAAAAACTGGGATTGCCGCAGTTGGCAAAAACCACGCGTCAAGAACCGGATTTCAGTAAGCTGATGGAGGAGAGAATCTCTTTGTTGGCGCAAAACGGAATCAGACTGGCACATTTGTCGGCATACTCGGATGAAGTGCGGCTGTTGGAGGGTGCAGCGGATTTTGTCGCTCAGTTGAAGCGCAAAGGCTTTGAAATTCATGTGGTAACGGATGCGTTTGCTGAAATTATCGGAACGGCATTGGAGCCTTTGGCTGTTGAGGCAGTTCATACCAATTATTTCGAATGCAATGCCGACGGACTCATCCGCAAGGCTGTTTATACGCATACCCAAGGAAAGCATGAAGTATTGGCGAAAATCGTTAAAAAAGGGGATTTTTGTATTGCGGTAGGCGATACGTTTAATGACTTTTCAATGTTGCAGTATGCGGATAAGGGTTTTTTATTCAGGCCGTCTGCAGAAGCGGGAAAACATGTACCTGATGGTATAACCGTTACCAAACATTATTCGGAGATATTGGCTGTGGTTTGA
- the tgt gene encoding tRNA guanosine(34) transglycosylase Tgt, protein MLKFTLHKTDGHARRGTLELNHGTIETPVFMPVGTYGSVKAMTPDNLHDIKAQIILGNTYHLWLRPGLEVIEQFGGLHGFIGWNKPILTDSGGFQVFSLSDMRKLTEEGCTFKSPINGDKLFLSPEISMKIQTVLNSDIVMQLDECTPGEAGREQARLSLQMSLRWAERSKKAFEDLKNPNALFGIVQGAMYEDLREESLKGLEQFDFPGLAIGGLSVGEPKPEMYRMIRAVGPMLPAHKPHYLMGVGTPEDLVYGVAHGIDMFDCVMPTRNARNGWLFTRFGDIKIKNAKHKHDTRPLDESCTCYACRNFSRAYLHHLHRAGEILGAQLNTIHNLHFYQVIMAEMREAIEQGKFADWQAQFHENRARGTD, encoded by the coding sequence ATGCTCAAATTCACCCTGCACAAAACCGACGGCCACGCACGCCGCGGCACGCTCGAACTCAACCACGGTACAATCGAAACCCCCGTATTCATGCCTGTCGGCACCTACGGCTCGGTCAAAGCCATGACTCCCGACAACCTGCACGACATCAAAGCGCAGATTATTTTAGGCAACACCTACCATTTATGGCTGCGCCCCGGCCTCGAAGTCATCGAACAATTCGGCGGCCTGCACGGCTTTATCGGCTGGAACAAACCCATCCTCACCGATTCCGGCGGCTTCCAAGTCTTCTCCCTTTCAGACATGCGCAAGCTCACCGAAGAAGGCTGTACCTTCAAAAGCCCGATTAACGGCGACAAACTCTTTCTCTCGCCCGAAATCTCGATGAAAATCCAAACCGTATTAAACTCCGACATCGTCATGCAGCTCGACGAATGCACTCCGGGCGAAGCCGGCCGCGAACAGGCGCGCCTATCGCTGCAAATGAGCCTGCGCTGGGCGGAGCGCAGCAAAAAAGCCTTTGAAGACCTCAAAAACCCCAACGCCCTCTTCGGCATCGTACAAGGCGCAATGTATGAAGACCTGCGCGAAGAATCGCTCAAAGGATTGGAGCAATTCGACTTCCCCGGCCTTGCTATCGGCGGTCTCTCCGTCGGCGAACCCAAGCCCGAAATGTACCGCATGATACGCGCCGTTGGTCCCATGCTGCCTGCACACAAACCGCATTATCTGATGGGTGTCGGCACCCCCGAAGATTTGGTTTACGGCGTGGCGCACGGCATCGATATGTTCGATTGCGTGATGCCCACCCGCAACGCCCGCAACGGCTGGCTGTTTACCCGCTTCGGCGACATCAAAATCAAAAACGCCAAACACAAACACGACACCCGCCCCTTGGACGAAAGCTGCACCTGCTACGCCTGCCGCAACTTCAGCCGCGCCTATCTGCACCACTTGCACCGCGCCGGCGAAATCCTCGGCGCACAGCTCAACACCATCCACAACCTGCATTTCTACCAAGTCATCATGGCCGAAATGCGCGAAGCCATCGAGCAGGGTAAATTTGCCGACTGGCAGGCACAATTCCACGAAAACCGCGCAAGAGGTACAGATTGA
- the thrS gene encoding threonine--tRNA ligase codes for MLNITLPDGSVRQYESPVTVAQIAASIGASLAKAAVAGKVNGKLVDACDPITEDADVQIITPKDQEGVEIIRHSCAHLVGHAVKQLYPNAKMVIGPVIEDGFYYDIATEKPFTPEDVAAIEARMKELIAQDYDVIKVMTPRAETIKTFQERGEEYKLRLIEDMPEVEAMGLYHHQEYVDMCRGPHVPNTRFLKNFKLTKLAGAYWRGDSNNEMLQRIYGTAWAGKDELKAYIRRIEEAEKRDHRKLGRQLDLFHLQDEAPGMVFWHPKGWALWQAIEQHMRRELDAAGYKEIKTPMMMDKTFWERSGHWENYKDNMFTTQSEKREYAVKPMNCPGHVQVFNNSLRSYRDLPMRLAEFGSCHRNEPTGALHGLMRVRGFVQDDAHIFCTEDQIVSEAQAFNELLARIYKQFGFHDVSVKLSLRPEQRAGSDEIWDKAEQGLRDALTACGVEWEELPGEGAFYGPKIEYHVKDALGRSWQCGTLQLDFVLPERLNAEYVTENNDRARPVMLHRAILGSLERFIGILIENHAGSFPLWLAPVQMVIMNITENQADYCREVAARLQAAGFRVELDLRNEKIGYKIRDNSQYRFPYQIVVGDKEKQENKVAVRRKAEDLGSLNLDDFIARLKHEIAEALVNH; via the coding sequence ATGTTGAACATTACCTTGCCGGACGGCTCGGTCCGCCAATACGAATCCCCTGTTACCGTGGCGCAAATCGCCGCTTCTATCGGTGCGAGTTTGGCGAAGGCTGCGGTTGCGGGCAAAGTAAACGGCAAGTTGGTTGATGCTTGCGATCCGATTACCGAAGATGCCGATGTGCAGATTATTACTCCGAAAGACCAAGAAGGTGTGGAAATCATCCGCCATTCTTGTGCGCACTTGGTCGGCCATGCGGTCAAACAGCTTTATCCGAATGCCAAAATGGTTATCGGGCCTGTTATCGAAGACGGTTTTTACTACGATATCGCCACCGAAAAGCCTTTTACACCGGAAGATGTTGCAGCCATTGAAGCGCGCATGAAGGAATTGATTGCGCAGGATTACGATGTCATTAAGGTAATGACTCCGCGTGCCGAAACCATTAAAACGTTCCAAGAACGGGGCGAAGAATACAAACTGCGCCTGATTGAAGATATGCCTGAAGTGGAAGCCATGGGCTTGTACCACCATCAGGAATATGTCGATATGTGCCGCGGTCCGCACGTTCCGAATACCCGTTTTTTGAAAAACTTCAAGCTGACCAAGCTGGCAGGTGCCTACTGGCGCGGAGACAGCAATAATGAAATGCTGCAACGCATTTACGGTACGGCATGGGCAGGCAAAGACGAATTGAAAGCCTATATCCGGCGCATCGAAGAGGCTGAAAAGCGCGACCACCGCAAGCTGGGCAGGCAATTGGATTTGTTCCACCTGCAAGACGAAGCACCGGGCATGGTGTTCTGGCATCCGAAAGGCTGGGCACTGTGGCAGGCTATCGAGCAGCATATGCGCCGCGAGCTGGATGCGGCAGGCTATAAAGAAATCAAAACCCCGATGATGATGGACAAAACCTTCTGGGAGCGTTCGGGTCACTGGGAAAACTACAAAGACAACATGTTTACGACCCAGTCGGAAAAACGCGAATACGCGGTAAAACCGATGAACTGTCCGGGTCATGTGCAGGTATTCAACAACAGCCTGCGCTCATACCGTGATTTGCCGATGCGTTTGGCCGAATTCGGTTCCTGCCACCGTAATGAACCGACCGGCGCGTTGCACGGCCTGATGCGCGTACGCGGTTTCGTGCAAGACGATGCGCATATTTTCTGTACCGAAGACCAAATCGTATCCGAAGCGCAAGCGTTCAACGAATTGCTGGCGCGTATTTACAAGCAGTTTGGTTTCCATGATGTTTCGGTGAAACTGTCATTGCGTCCCGAGCAGCGCGCCGGTTCCGATGAAATTTGGGATAAGGCCGAGCAGGGTTTGCGCGATGCCCTGACCGCTTGCGGCGTGGAATGGGAAGAATTGCCGGGAGAAGGTGCTTTTTACGGTCCGAAAATCGAATATCACGTCAAGGACGCACTCGGCCGCTCTTGGCAGTGCGGTACGCTGCAATTAGACTTCGTATTACCGGAACGCTTGAATGCGGAATATGTTACCGAAAACAACGATCGCGCCCGTCCGGTGATGTTGCACCGCGCCATTCTCGGCTCATTGGAGCGTTTTATCGGCATTCTGATTGAAAACCATGCCGGTTCGTTCCCATTGTGGCTGGCTCCGGTACAGATGGTGATTATGAACATCACCGAAAATCAAGCGGATTACTGTCGTGAAGTGGCCGCCAGATTGCAGGCTGCCGGTTTCCGTGTCGAGTTGGATTTGCGCAACGAAAAAATCGGTTACAAAATCCGCGACAACAGCCAATACCGTTTCCCTTATCAAATCGTTGTCGGCGATAAAGAGAAACAAGAAAATAAAGTGGCCGTACGCCGCAAAGCAGAGGACTTGGGTTCGTTAAACTTGGATGATTTTATTGCCCGGTTGAAACATGAAATCGCCGAAGCCCTTGTTAATCATTAA
- the infC gene encoding translation initiation factor IF-3 produces MIAQEREARINGEITAKEVRLISDSGEQLGVVSLREALAMAEEKDVDLVEISPTAKPPVCKLMDFGKYKYQQAKKRDEAKKNQKQVQIKEIKFRPGTDEGDYQIKMRNINRFLADGDKVKVTLRFRGREMAHQQLGAQLLERVKEDLAEVAQIESFPKMEGRQMVMMIAPKKK; encoded by the coding sequence ATCATCGCTCAGGAACGCGAAGCACGAATTAATGGCGAAATTACCGCCAAGGAAGTGCGATTAATCAGTGATTCAGGCGAACAGCTTGGGGTAGTGTCTCTTCGTGAAGCATTGGCTATGGCGGAAGAGAAAGATGTAGATTTGGTAGAAATTTCCCCTACTGCCAAACCGCCCGTGTGCAAATTGATGGACTTTGGTAAATACAAATACCAGCAGGCCAAAAAACGCGACGAAGCCAAGAAAAACCAAAAACAGGTACAAATCAAGGAAATCAAATTCCGTCCGGGTACCGATGAAGGCGATTACCAAATCAAAATGCGCAACATCAACCGCTTTTTGGCAGATGGTGATAAAGTAAAAGTTACATTGCGTTTCCGCGGCCGGGAAATGGCACACCAACAATTGGGTGCGCAGCTTTTGGAGCGCGTGAAAGAAGATTTGGCCGAAGTGGCGCAAATTGAGTCCTTTCCGAAAATGGAAGGCCGTCAGATGGTGATGATGATTGCGCCTAAGAAAAAATAA
- the rpmI gene encoding 50S ribosomal protein L35, protein MPKMKTKSSAKKRFKVLGNGGVKRGHAFKSHILTKKTTKTKRNLRGTAMVNERDLAAVAKMLPYA, encoded by the coding sequence ATGCCTAAAATGAAAACCAAATCCAGTGCGAAAAAACGCTTTAAAGTACTGGGTAACGGTGGTGTGAAACGCGGTCATGCTTTCAAAAGCCATATCCTGACCAAAAAAACCACTAAAACCAAACGCAACCTGCGCGGCACCGCTATGGTGAACGAACGCGATTTGGCTGCAGTTGCTAAAATGTTACCCTACGCTTAA